The DNA segment attttgcactttattatatttttaacttcaaacagatgtttgttgtttccAGCCTGAGCTCAGAGGTTTGCTGAGAGGTTTTGCTGTCGCCTTGCGTCTCTGTTCTACTTTGTGCAGCAGGAGCTGACAGGAAGAACAGATGCAACAGAAGCAGGtcatggaaaacaaacactgacatGGTGCCAGCTCAACCTCTATGCTGATCACTCTGCAACTTTACACCAGCAGAAACCAGTCTGGTAGTTTGCTTTAATTCACCCGTCTGTTTTGTTTCCACATTTATAAATCCAATTATCGCAGAAAACAACAAGtactcagaaaaacaaaaaaatagatctAGGTAGATATACTCTACTAAGTTATAGAAAATGTCCatcttcattttattcagtCTGACTCAACACCTTCCAAAATCTTCACAAACCTTTAACTTAAAGATCTCAGCACTTTTCGAATAGAAGCAGTAGATTTGATCTATCTCTGCAAAATGGTAAAaacttttctgacaaaaaaaaaaagaagaattaaaaatCGGTATCTGCCAAAATTGGGATCAGCAAAACTGCAATCGCTGCATTCAGAGACGCCGCACACCAACATTGGCTGTAATGTGATAAACATGGCAATGCGGCAGTATAGAGGCGTCTCACCTGGAGCATTGCTGGTGTGAGTGAGGCAGTGGGCAGCGAGGGGCTGCACAGGTTCATGGGGGAGAACTCGGACGTGGTGACGAGCAGAGCGGGCGGACTGAGCTGCAGGACCTTTGGCGGTTTACGAGTTTTTCCCAGAGCCTGAGCGCTTCCCGCGGTGTTGCTGTTCACCGAGGACGAACTGGTCTCAGTGTCCACCAGGCTGGGCTCGTCCATACACACACTGATGCCGCCGTCCACCTGCTGGACACACAACAGGTTCCTTTAAGAACACGGGTCACACTTCAATCTATCAACTATCACAGCCACACAGGAAGATCTGCTGGTTTAAACAAACTCTAAATACTGTCAACattaatctgttattttaatCTAGAAGTTGGGCAATATGGACTTAGATTTATCACGATATTCTGTGGAACTGTTATaatgataaaagtgaaaataagaactatttaccacttttttaggtaactgtatgacTGCGACTGCATGGCACAAACACATgtactgctcttgaaaaacattattGTAACACGCCTCTTCAGGACTCCACACATGAAGAGGACACCATGCGTGTGATTTATaacactaaactgcacacataCCTCCAAGTTTATTGATACTTTCACTGagcaaacagtggagaaaatagtaaagttaaccattagagatgcaccaatctgatATCAATATCAGTTTCGGTCCCAATATTGAAAAATGATCTAAATTGGTTATCAGTGACAATGTGGCTGATGTAAAAGgtcagatctattcagtctaattctatacTTTGTGCTCTGAGGGACATCATgcttcattattcattttacattatatttagaattcctaattacacttttgaaagaaggtttgttagttcatttttacatttgactaAGTTAGTCAACCCATTGTTTTAGTCAGTTtgagtttctttattattaattttccaTTGGCTGttaaactgactgaataaattaaagttgttttgtttttacacgtTTGACCAAGTTTATGAAGCTATTTGTTCAAGTGTGCTGCACTGGTGCAGttagcaaaaaagaaacattttactttaattcagctgtttttttatattttgtctatATTAGATCAGGATCAGCTGAttggtatcggaagtgaaaaacgTAGCTCCGTATCTCCCTGCTAACAATCCCAACAATACAAACAGTTTTCAGGggtttaacaatgttttttttgtttttttacagttttaccttctttttcatcaatggtttgaatttattgtgagaACTATAAATCAAAAGTCTTATAAGAAGCTAATCaggataaatgataaataatatgAGACATGCTCTGTCCTGTGTAGAAAGATGTAGAGATATCTGCAGCAGTGTACTGGCCTTGTCGTGTGCCTGGGTCTCCGGTGTCTCCAGAGCAGCCGGTTCTGTAGATCCGGAGCCCCCCGACTCGCCGTCACTGTTGGTCACGTTTCCCTCCTGAGCGGCCTCCCGTGCCGCCCCCAGGTAAGGAAGGCCCAGGCCGGGTTCTGACTGCCGGCTGTGCTCCAGCGAGTAGACGGACTGGGGGTGCAGGGCGGAGTGTGTGCTGACGAGTTCGGCCCTCTGAGGCGGAGCCTGCAGGGAGTCCAAGCCGCTCAGGGTGGTCTCCATGGCGACCGGAGGAGGCGGCGCGGCATGCGGCTTTGGCGGGCTGTTTCCAAACTTGATGACCGACGGCGGAGCGGCTGCTGGAGGCGCCTGCAGCAGAGGGGGGGTCTCCTGGCTCTGTTGGGAGGCGGCCCTCCGCTCAGCCAGCTTCTCTGCAGGGTTCTCCACCTTGATGGACTTGAAGAGCTGCCGGCCGTTGTGCAGGGAGTTGAGATGAAACGAAGTGTAGAGGCCGGAGTGGATGTAGTCGTTTCTGTTGGACTGCTTAGTGCTGGAGCCCAGAGTGGCCGGACCCGACCCCGCCTTGGAGCGGTCGTCAGACTCCGCCTCCAGCAGAGCACCGTCCAACCTCttagcagcagcagggaggacTCCGCCCGCTCCATCGTCCCCCCCGTCCATCCGGGCAGCGGCGTCTCCCTTCAGGATGTCGGGGTAGGACACAAAGCGGTAGACGAACTTCTGGCCGTTCACCTTCTTTATGATGTTCTACGAGACAGAGCAGACGGAGCAGAGTGAATCAGCAGCACCGCCCTCTGCGTGTGGCAGCTGGGTGCTTCCTGTCTGCACCAAGCCCAAAGCCACAGACGTCCCAGAGTAGCATGGCTCAACGCCCACAGGGTCAAACCACAGGCAGGGTGGGCACCAGTCTACAGAGCTTCTTACTTTAGAATTTCTCTGCACTAgtggtgaaagaaaaaaatgtattctatAGAGAATAACAATTCCTAGTGTTGGGAATTCTGAActgattcaaaataaaaataaaaaagattttaaaatgtgtaagtTGTGCATCTTTGCCGCTCTTGTTTGTGAGCAGAGTGCATATCAAATCACATGTCCTCTAGGTCACTGTAGAATACTGTATCACCCACCATAAGTATTTTGAATAattctttgagttttgaatttttttattaaagaaaagcCAGGCAGATAAGCTGACCTGTCACtgtctttttctgcattttaaacaaatcttgTGCATATTAAACGTGAATGTTAACTGTATtgtatatatttctatttttttaatggggttttctctgtatgtttaattttttgtgtcATTCACTTTAATtatccaaaaacaaattattgacATCAGCTCCAGTGCAATGTAACCTTATATTGATAATTACTACAAATGTAGCCTAATAGAAGAAAAGTTACagaattttatgcacaaaactatttttgtttaagtcttaactgatttaatttgatacagtatgaaatcaaataaatttgttttaactaAATGCATTAGATTTGTTTAAGCAGAATCTCCAGaacatttgaacagaaaaattttattctgaaataaatattgtttgattCAAATTGTGACCCTAAAAGACTGAATCAAATCACTGCAAATGAAAGATTGACATCTCTACTCCGCAGTGAGAACTACATTCACCTTTATATTAGACGTGTTATCTTTTGATATTAATCTCTGCTAATCCACTTCaattgcttttgctgctcctccttAACGCTCTACTTCACTCTGGACAGGAAGACGGATGGAGGTAAATAAGAGGCAATGCTGGAGTGAGAAGAAGAAAGGTGGATGACGTGTCATTTcattcagtgtatgtaaacttctggtctCAACTGAATACAAGCTGCCATTCCTTTCTTGTTGCTGTGAACCAATAGGATCAGagtattttcacacattttaagcGTAAACTCCTAAATGCTCATGAAAAGaattgtgggattttttttctctttggcaTGAAACCTCCCTGATTGACCAGATCCTGtgtagaggtcagaggtcaccggAGCATACCTTGTCATAGTAGTACCTCAGCGCCCTGCTGAGCTTGTCATAGTTCATGTTGGGCTTGTTCTTGCGGGCTCCCCAAAGCCGGGCCACCTCCTCAGCCTGCAGCAGCTTGAACTCTCCTTCCTCGTTGGTCCAGCAGATGAGCTGCTCGTTGCTGGAGTCCAACAGGAGCTGGAGTAGGAACTGCCACAGGGTGACAGAGTTGTCCATGTCGCTtactgaggaaaaagaaaaataagaaaacacacacCAGACACACAATCAGACACTGAAGCGTTTATTTAGAACGTTAAGTGGAGTCACTGCGAGTCAGTTCAGCAGCACCGTCTGATAGAAGTGTTGCCCCCACAAGATTCCCACACTGAAGGAAGGTGATGCAGTGGTAGAGGAACCTGGTGTTCAATCAACACCAGTTGGGGTTTGTGGAGTACAGGATTCATTCAGAAAACTCTTAAGATGCCAGGttgtaaaatgttcatttttgccATCTTTACCAAACTGAGATCTTTAAAATTAGGAGTGTGCCAAATGATCAGCACCAATTTCCTAAAGTTTGTGTGATTGGCCAATTTTTATCAGGGTTTTAatagtttgggttttttcattatagtttagttttatgtcgttgtgactttttgtttgtataattcagttagttttagtcagtATGTGATGTGTTTGCTAGTTTTCATTAGTTATTATTAGTTGAATGTTTAGTATTTATTAGTTGaatattgtttggtttttatagTAGtagttttaacttttcataCTTTGACCATTTTGAATTCTGCACCGATGTAAAAATGAACCAGAGTATTGTATTGTGCTTTATGTATACATCTATTGGGTAATGAATACCCATCAGTAGAGactgttttcaaaaaattattattgaacAACCAACTGATTCTAAATGTTTGCTGTTGCCTTTTTGCGGACCAGCATAAGCGCCGCCAGGAGGAACAGACAATGCCGTAATTTGTGACGTAAACTGCttgtgtggagaaaaaaaatatatccatttcacatcagttcaaagggttattaaatagattaatgaagacaaaaacaaagttagtTGTATAAATGCACAATATA comes from the Gambusia affinis linkage group LG07, SWU_Gaff_1.0, whole genome shotgun sequence genome and includes:
- the elk4 gene encoding ETS domain-containing protein Elk-4 isoform X1 encodes the protein MDNSVTLWQFLLQLLLDSSNEQLICWTNEEGEFKLLQAEEVARLWGARKNKPNMNYDKLSRALRYYYDKNIIKKVNGQKFVYRFVSYPDILKGDAAARMDGGDDGAGGVLPAAAKRLDGALLEAESDDRSKAGSGPATLGSSTKQSNRNDYIHSGLYTSFHLNSLHNGRQLFKSIKVENPAEKLAERRAASQQSQETPPLLQAPPAAAPPSVIKFGNSPPKPHAAPPPPVAMETTLSGLDSLQAPPQRAELVSTHSALHPQSVYSLEHSRQSEPGLGLPYLGAAREAAQEGNVTNSDGESGGSGSTEPAALETPETQAHDKQVDGGISVCMDEPSLVDTETSSSSVNSNTAGSAQALGKTRKPPKVLQLSPPALLVTTSEFSPMNLCSPSLPTASLTPAMLQTPTLLLTPSPLLSNIHFWSTLSPVAPLSPATRRQGAHLFQFPSVLNSQFQIPVQSLDGTNTPGPISPDPQKT
- the elk4 gene encoding ETS domain-containing protein Elk-4 isoform X2, which codes for MDNSVTLWQFLLQLLLDSSNEQLICWTNEEGEFKLLQAEEVARLWGARKNKPNMNYDKLSRALRYYYDKNIIKKVNGQKFVYRFVSYPDILKGDAAARMDGGDDGAGGVLPAAAKRLDGALLEAESDDRSKAGSGPATLGSSTKQSNRNDYIHSGLYTSFHLNSLHNGRQLFKSIKVENPAEKLAERRAASQQSQETPPLLQAPPAAAPPSVIKFGNSPPKPHAAPPPPVAMETTLSGLDSLQAPPQRAELVSTHSALHPQSVYSLEHSRQSEPGLGLPYLGAAREAAQEGNVTNSDGESGGSGSTEPAALETPETQAHDKVDGGISVCMDEPSLVDTETSSSSVNSNTAGSAQALGKTRKPPKVLQLSPPALLVTTSEFSPMNLCSPSLPTASLTPAMLQTPTLLLTPSPLLSNIHFWSTLSPVAPLSPATRRQGAHLFQFPSVLNSQFQIPVQSLDGTNTPGPISPDPQKT